In Paenibacillus sp. FSL M7-0420, a single genomic region encodes these proteins:
- a CDS encoding ABC transporter substrate binding protein encodes MSVDHIHLRLLRSLLLPLLIFLCITGPAGAAYAAAGELPARNVLVLHSYQKGFAWTDDQSAGIEERLKGTANPPVIYTEYMDWKRYPTQGNLEHFYETIRFKYQNIPIHTIITTDDAALSFAMKYRHELLNDAPVIFSGVNELGVSSIGDLSNMTGVIEKIDAAPTIRMAMDLNPSLKKVYVVFDNSESGLSTGRMVMDQISALNPGLELFPMNRLSMEQITATAAALSPDSIVLMTTYYSDSTGRIVEFDRFASELGKSSSVPVYHIYDFALNHGAFGGSLISGRMQGQTAADLALRILKGERAGDIPVVTDSNVRKVFDYNELQRFKISPDKLPKGSEVINEPFSFYQTYKVLVLSIVAAFAVLVAFIMVLLFYVQLVRRIRSNLEKSNERFSLATYGSDAVIWDVDMSTMIYYFSDSWYEVLGYARDELNESRGGWRDILHPEDAEQENRLRIQHLEGRSSYYYAEYRMRSKAGEYKWFQARGKVLRNAGGGYIRFAGSMVDVTDRKGYESKLQTSYQELESTYEELTALQDELLEQYNKVVENQALLQTSEEKYRLLAYNDVLSGLPNRLSLAEELQQFIEEHSGGHAALFFLDLDNFKYINDSMGHTFGDELLVQVGERLLSRSDGRSKHFRFGGDEFVILFKDVAEAGEVIRYADSLVQGFMEPFQLHASVVHISASIGIAQYPENGKSAEELLKNADIAMYKAKEAGKGSYMIYGQEMQQYFDERMIIENHLRSAVSNNELSLHYQPLVDTGSGELWGFEALIRWNSPVLGFVSPLSFIRIAEDCRLIIPIGEWVLRAACRFTKDLQNQGYEGYHISVNISVIQLMQDDFTEMVLSVLEDTGLAPEHLELEITESIFMESFEAISSKLEALKERGIGIALDDFGTGYSSLSYLKQLPITTLKIDKSFIDSIDTPNNRSLASSIVTIGHDMGLNVTAEGVETPEQLAFLERTRCDKIQGYYISKPIPEKEVAGWVAGRMAG; translated from the coding sequence ATGAGTGTAGATCATATTCATCTCAGGTTGTTAAGAAGCTTGCTCTTGCCTCTGCTGATCTTCCTGTGTATAACAGGACCGGCAGGAGCTGCATACGCCGCAGCCGGGGAGCTTCCCGCCCGGAACGTGCTGGTGCTGCATTCCTATCAGAAGGGCTTTGCTTGGACTGATGACCAAAGTGCCGGAATAGAGGAACGTCTCAAGGGCACAGCTAATCCTCCCGTCATCTACACCGAATACATGGACTGGAAAAGGTACCCCACGCAGGGGAACCTCGAACATTTCTACGAAACCATCCGCTTCAAATATCAGAACATCCCTATTCATACGATCATTACAACGGACGATGCGGCCCTGAGCTTCGCAATGAAGTACCGCCATGAGCTTCTGAACGATGCTCCGGTTATTTTCAGCGGGGTCAATGAGCTGGGGGTGTCCAGTATCGGGGACCTGAGCAACATGACAGGCGTTATTGAGAAAATCGATGCGGCACCCACCATCCGTATGGCGATGGACCTCAACCCTTCGCTGAAAAAGGTGTATGTCGTCTTCGATAATTCGGAGAGCGGACTGTCAACCGGCCGGATGGTGATGGATCAGATTAGCGCCTTGAATCCGGGGCTTGAGCTGTTCCCCATGAACCGCTTGTCCATGGAACAGATCACAGCCACGGCAGCGGCGCTGTCCCCGGACAGTATTGTGCTGATGACTACATATTATAGTGACTCTACCGGAAGAATTGTGGAATTCGACAGGTTCGCAAGCGAGCTGGGCAAGAGCAGCAGTGTTCCGGTGTACCATATCTATGATTTTGCATTGAACCACGGCGCCTTCGGCGGGAGCCTGATCAGCGGCAGAATGCAGGGGCAGACGGCGGCCGATCTGGCACTGCGTATCCTGAAGGGGGAGCGTGCCGGGGATATCCCGGTGGTGACCGACAGCAATGTACGCAAGGTGTTTGATTACAATGAGCTGCAGCGGTTCAAGATATCACCGGATAAGCTGCCGAAGGGCAGCGAAGTGATTAACGAGCCGTTCTCCTTCTATCAGACCTACAAGGTGCTGGTTCTAAGCATCGTGGCTGCTTTTGCGGTGCTGGTAGCCTTCATTATGGTGTTGTTATTCTATGTGCAGCTGGTCAGAAGGATCAGAAGCAATCTGGAAAAAAGCAATGAACGCTTCAGCCTGGCAACCTACGGCTCAGATGCGGTAATCTGGGACGTTGACATGTCTACCATGATCTATTATTTCTCGGACAGCTGGTATGAGGTGCTGGGATATGCCCGGGATGAGCTTAATGAGAGCCGCGGCGGCTGGCGGGATATTCTCCATCCGGAGGATGCCGAGCAGGAGAACCGGCTGCGTATCCAGCATCTGGAGGGTCGTTCTTCTTACTACTACGCTGAATACCGGATGCGGAGCAAGGCAGGCGAATACAAGTGGTTTCAGGCCCGGGGCAAGGTGCTGCGTAATGCGGGCGGCGGATATATCCGGTTTGCCGGGTCGATGGTGGATGTCACGGACCGCAAGGGTTATGAGAGTAAGCTGCAGACGAGCTATCAGGAGCTGGAATCGACCTATGAGGAGCTGACTGCCCTGCAGGATGAGCTGCTGGAGCAGTATAACAAGGTGGTGGAGAATCAGGCGCTGCTGCAGACCAGTGAGGAGAAATACCGGCTGCTGGCTTATAATGACGTGCTTAGCGGTCTGCCGAACCGGCTGTCGTTAGCCGAGGAGCTGCAACAATTCATTGAAGAGCATTCCGGCGGACATGCGGCGTTGTTCTTCCTGGATCTCGATAACTTCAAGTACATTAATGACTCCATGGGCCATACCTTCGGGGATGAGCTGCTGGTGCAGGTCGGGGAACGGCTGCTTAGCCGCTCTGACGGGCGCAGTAAGCATTTTCGCTTCGGCGGCGATGAGTTTGTGATTCTGTTCAAGGATGTGGCGGAAGCAGGAGAGGTGATCCGCTATGCGGATTCACTGGTACAGGGCTTCATGGAGCCATTCCAGCTTCATGCAAGTGTGGTGCATATCTCGGCCAGTATCGGGATTGCCCAATACCCGGAGAACGGGAAGAGTGCGGAAGAGCTGCTGAAGAATGCAGACATTGCCATGTACAAGGCCAAAGAAGCGGGCAAAGGCAGCTATATGATCTACGGGCAGGAGATGCAGCAGTATTTTGACGAACGGATGATTATTGAGAATCACTTAAGAAGCGCGGTATCCAATAATGAGCTGTCGCTGCATTACCAGCCGCTGGTGGATACCGGCTCCGGTGAGCTCTGGGGCTTCGAGGCGCTGATCCGCTGGAACAGCCCGGTGCTCGGCTTCGTCTCCCCCTTATCCTTCATCCGCATTGCCGAGGACTGCCGCCTGATCATCCCCATAGGGGAGTGGGTGCTGCGGGCTGCCTGCCGGTTCACCAAGGATCTGCAGAATCAGGGCTATGAGGGCTATCATATCTCGGTCAATATCTCCGTCATTCAGCTGATGCAGGATGACTTCACAGAGATGGTGCTGAGCGTGCTGGAGGATACCGGGCTTGCGCCGGAGCATCTGGAGCTGGAGATTACGGAATCGATCTTCATGGAATCCTTCGAGGCGATCAGCTCCAAGCTGGAGGCGCTCAAGGAGAGGGGCATTGGCATTGCGCTGGATGACTTCGGAACGGGCTATTCCTCACTCAGCTATCTGAAGCAGCTCCCGATTACTACCCTGAAGATCGACAAGTCCTTCATCGACAGCATCGATACCCCGAACAATAGGTCGCTGGCCAGCTCCATCGTCACCATCGGCCATGATATGGGACTGAACGTTACGGCTGAAGGGGTGGAGACCCCGGAGCAGCTTGCTTTTCTGGAGCGGACCCGCTGTGACAAGATTCAGGGCTACTATATCAGCAAGCCTATTCCAGAGAAAGAGGTCGCGGGCTGGGTCGCTGGGCGGATGGCGGGTTGA
- a CDS encoding carbohydrate ABC transporter permease, translated as MDAQIRTEPGAAGAQAKQRISGRAVLLSLGVLLANIVVNGLIFLFFRDSTLQPLLTAVLAVLWGVLGVYLIYYTLTWAVEQYPDHVRRKVLPYVFVGPAVLILGWLLILPALRTLYLSFFNASSEKFVGLSNYAAIFSDRLMATALRNNLLWVFVGTLACVCFGLLIAILADRSSYERIAKSIIFMPMAISFVAAGVIWKFVYYYQPGDEQIGLLNAIVTYFGGEPQAWTSMLQPWNNFFLIIILIWMQTGFAMVIFSAAIKGVPEDILEAARVDGAGEVKIFFGIMIPYISTTILTVTTTIIVFTLKIFDVVMVMTGGQYDTEVVATQFYRQFFMYRNFGYGSTLAIVLLIAVLPVILINLRQFRKQGGF; from the coding sequence ATGGATGCACAAATAAGGACGGAGCCGGGTGCCGCCGGGGCGCAGGCCAAGCAGAGAATCAGCGGCAGGGCAGTGCTGCTATCGCTTGGCGTCTTGCTTGCGAATATTGTGGTCAACGGGCTGATTTTCCTGTTTTTCCGCGATTCAACGCTTCAACCGCTGCTGACTGCGGTGCTCGCAGTGTTGTGGGGCGTGCTGGGCGTATATCTGATCTACTACACCTTGACCTGGGCAGTGGAGCAGTACCCGGACCATGTCCGCAGGAAGGTGCTGCCATATGTTTTTGTCGGACCGGCTGTCCTTATTCTAGGTTGGCTGCTGATTCTGCCTGCCCTGCGGACGCTGTACTTAAGCTTCTTCAACGCGTCCTCCGAGAAGTTCGTCGGACTCAGCAATTACGCCGCCATCTTCAGTGACCGTCTGATGGCTACGGCTCTGCGCAACAACCTGCTCTGGGTGTTCGTGGGCACGCTGGCCTGTGTCTGCTTCGGGCTGCTGATTGCCATTCTTGCCGACCGGAGCAGCTATGAGCGGATCGCCAAATCGATTATTTTCATGCCGATGGCTATTTCCTTTGTTGCCGCCGGGGTCATCTGGAAGTTCGTCTATTATTATCAGCCGGGCGATGAGCAGATTGGACTATTGAATGCGATTGTGACCTATTTCGGCGGTGAACCGCAGGCCTGGACGAGTATGCTGCAGCCGTGGAACAACTTCTTCCTGATTATCATTCTGATCTGGATGCAGACGGGGTTTGCGATGGTTATTTTCTCGGCGGCCATCAAAGGAGTGCCCGAGGATATTCTGGAGGCTGCACGGGTGGATGGCGCGGGTGAGGTGAAGATCTTTTTTGGCATCATGATTCCTTACATCTCTACGACGATTCTGACGGTGACTACCACGATTATTGTGTTTACGCTGAAAATATTTGACGTTGTCATGGTGATGACAGGCGGTCAATACGATACAGAAGTTGTAGCGACGCAGTTCTACCGGCAGTTCTTCATGTACCGCAACTTCGGCTACGGCTCTACGCTGGCTATCGTGCTCCTGATCGCGGTATTGCCTGTTATCCTTATTAATCTGCGGCAGTTCCGCAAGCAGGGGGGATTCTAA
- the pgmB gene encoding beta-phosphoglucomutase, whose protein sequence is MRPEISAEISTEIRTEMNIKMKSCEHPPALYPYREWSIEEEHYEDEYNQRSESVFALGNGYIGMRGNFEEGYHGKAGASVAGNYLNGFFDSEPVVYPEGAFGYPSRNQAMLNVSDARIIRLSIEGHEFRLDQGKLHRYKRRLDMRSGMLHRELEWESPDGHRVLLVIRRMVALTHKHLAAIDYAVTALNFSGTLKFDSAVDGEIARPEVTGDPRLGAGGGESRLLLEDTGYDAAARKLWMKQRTRHTRFALLTAVSHALQAKSGREMSHQLIGQRISVCYAAAVRSGETVTLTKYITYHTSRDYREEELPGRSAEVLALAMELGFAGLAGEQQAYLDSYWAHADVEISGDPALQQGIRFNAYQLLQSVGRDGATNIGAKGLTGEGYEGHYFWDTEMYMLPFFTFTQPEIARALLEFRYATLGKARERAAVMSQKGALYPWRTIGGEENSAYFPAGTAQAHINADIAYGLKQYIQATGDMDFLVSRGAEMLFETSRFWADLGHYNPARGGAFCIDAVTGPDEYTAIVNNNAYTNLMVQDQLQYAYETALLLQREYPADYERLRQAIGLTLEEAEGWREAAARMFIPFDEQLGIYAQDDTFLNKQKWDFDHTPADKYPLLLHYHPLVIYRHQVLKQADLVMALFLLGNKFSLADKLRNYHYYEPLTTHDSSLSPCIHSIMSAEIGDLAGAYRYFSRTVRMDLDDINYNAKDGLHMAAMAGSWMSIVNGFGGMRLYDGELSFDPALPEQWESYRFKVTVGGQLLDVFVDREAVLYTLLEGTGLGIRHKKQPLRLLPQEPVRISLAHRLEAVIFDLDGVITDSAEAHYLAWQALADEQGIPFSREKNERLKGVSRMESLEIVLEGSGLAKLPEAGKLRLAEQKNDHYRQMIGRITPADLLPGIRELLDSLHERGISVGLASASLNAPLILERLGAARWFQAVADPAALRKGKPDPEIFLQAAERLGVAPGNCIGVEDAAAGVAAIRAAGMKAVGIGEAEKLGAADLVLPSTAELDAGKLLELFAR, encoded by the coding sequence ATGAGACCGGAGATCAGTGCGGAGATAAGTACGGAGATACGCACGGAGATGAACATAAAGATGAAGTCCTGTGAGCATCCTCCCGCCCTATATCCTTACAGGGAGTGGAGTATCGAAGAGGAACACTACGAGGATGAATACAATCAGCGGAGCGAGAGTGTCTTCGCACTAGGCAACGGCTATATCGGCATGCGCGGGAATTTCGAGGAAGGCTATCACGGCAAGGCTGGGGCTTCGGTAGCCGGGAATTATCTGAACGGCTTCTTTGATTCTGAGCCGGTTGTCTATCCTGAGGGGGCCTTCGGGTACCCCTCCCGCAACCAGGCCATGCTGAATGTGAGCGATGCCCGTATCATCCGGCTGAGCATCGAAGGCCATGAGTTCCGGCTGGATCAGGGGAAGCTGCACCGGTATAAGCGCCGGCTGGATATGCGGAGCGGTATGCTGCACCGGGAGCTGGAGTGGGAGTCTCCCGACGGACACCGGGTACTGCTGGTGATCCGCCGGATGGTTGCCTTGACGCATAAGCATCTGGCCGCTATCGACTATGCGGTGACGGCGCTGAACTTCTCCGGGACACTGAAGTTCGATTCAGCGGTGGACGGCGAGATTGCCCGGCCTGAGGTTACCGGTGACCCGAGGCTGGGGGCGGGCGGCGGCGAGTCCCGCCTGCTGCTGGAGGATACCGGATATGACGCTGCCGCCCGGAAGCTGTGGATGAAGCAGCGCACCCGCCACACGCGGTTTGCGCTGCTGACCGCTGTCAGCCATGCGCTGCAGGCGAAGTCCGGGCGCGAGATGAGCCACCAATTGATCGGGCAGCGCATCTCCGTCTGTTACGCCGCTGCTGTCCGCAGCGGAGAGACGGTGACGCTTACCAAATATATAACGTATCATACCTCCAGGGATTACAGGGAGGAGGAGCTGCCCGGCCGGAGTGCTGAAGTCTTGGCGCTGGCCATGGAGCTGGGCTTCGCCGGTCTGGCCGGGGAGCAGCAGGCGTATCTGGACAGCTACTGGGCACATGCGGATGTGGAGATTAGCGGTGATCCTGCACTCCAGCAGGGCATCCGCTTCAATGCTTATCAGCTGCTGCAATCCGTGGGCCGGGACGGAGCAACGAATATCGGAGCCAAGGGCTTAACCGGCGAAGGCTATGAGGGGCATTATTTCTGGGATACGGAGATGTACATGCTGCCGTTCTTCACCTTCACGCAGCCGGAGATCGCCCGTGCGCTGCTGGAATTCCGTTATGCTACGCTCGGCAAGGCCAGAGAGCGGGCAGCGGTCATGTCGCAGAAGGGGGCGCTGTACCCGTGGCGGACCATTGGCGGCGAGGAGAACTCCGCCTACTTCCCCGCAGGCACTGCCCAGGCGCATATCAATGCCGACATTGCCTACGGCCTGAAGCAATATATCCAGGCCACTGGCGATATGGATTTTCTGGTTAGCCGGGGTGCGGAGATGCTGTTCGAGACTTCAAGGTTCTGGGCCGATCTGGGCCACTACAACCCCGCGCGCGGAGGGGCCTTCTGCATTGATGCAGTAACAGGGCCGGATGAATATACGGCGATTGTGAATAACAATGCTTACACCAACCTCATGGTGCAGGATCAGCTCCAGTATGCCTATGAGACGGCGCTGCTGCTTCAGCGGGAGTATCCGGCGGATTACGAACGGCTGCGGCAGGCGATCGGGCTAACTCTTGAAGAGGCGGAGGGCTGGAGAGAGGCCGCAGCACGGATGTTCATTCCTTTTGACGAGCAGCTCGGGATCTATGCCCAGGATGACACCTTTCTGAATAAGCAAAAATGGGATTTCGATCATACGCCTGCGGATAAGTATCCGCTGCTGCTCCACTATCACCCGCTGGTGATCTACCGGCATCAGGTGCTGAAGCAAGCCGATCTGGTAATGGCTCTGTTCCTGCTCGGGAACAAGTTCAGCCTGGCGGATAAGCTGCGCAACTACCATTATTATGAGCCGCTGACGACGCATGACTCGTCGCTGTCTCCGTGCATCCACAGTATTATGTCTGCGGAGATCGGCGATCTGGCCGGGGCATACCGTTATTTCAGCCGCACGGTACGGATGGATCTGGACGATATCAACTACAATGCCAAGGACGGGCTGCATATGGCGGCGATGGCCGGGTCATGGATGTCAATTGTGAACGGCTTCGGCGGCATGCGGCTGTACGACGGAGAGTTGAGCTTCGATCCGGCTCTGCCGGAGCAGTGGGAGAGCTACCGCTTCAAGGTTACAGTGGGCGGTCAGCTGCTGGATGTCTTCGTTGACCGTGAGGCCGTGTTGTATACGCTGCTGGAGGGGACGGGGCTTGGGATCAGGCATAAGAAGCAGCCGCTGCGGCTGCTTCCGCAGGAGCCGGTGAGGATTTCGCTGGCGCACCGGCTGGAGGCCGTAATCTTCGATCTCGACGGCGTGATTACGGATTCCGCCGAGGCTCATTATCTGGCCTGGCAGGCCCTCGCGGATGAGCAGGGTATACCCTTCAGCCGGGAAAAGAATGAACGGCTGAAGGGCGTCAGCCGGATGGAGTCGCTGGAGATTGTGCTGGAGGGTAGCGGCCTTGCGAAGCTGCCTGAGGCCGGGAAGCTCCGGCTGGCGGAGCAGAAGAACGATCATTACCGGCAGATGATCGGCCGTATCACCCCGGCGGACCTCCTGCCGGGGATCAGGGAGCTGCTCGATTCCCTGCACGAGCGGGGAATCTCCGTGGGGCTGGCCTCGGCCAGCCTGAATGCGCCGCTGATTCTGGAGCGCCTCGGCGCAGCCCGGTGGTTCCAGGCCGTTGCCGACCCGGCTGCGCTCCGGAAGGGCAAGCCCGATCCGGAGATCTTCCTGCAGGCGGCAGAGCGGCTGGGTGTTGCGCCGGGCAACTGCATCGGCGTGGAGGATGCAGCCGCAGGCGTGGCCGCGATCCGCGCGGCGGGCATGAAGGCTGTGGGCATAGGGGAGGCCGAGAAGCTTGGCGCGGCCGACCTGGTGCTGCCCTCTACGGCGGAGCTAGACGCTGGGAAGTTGCTTGAGCTGTTCGCGCGTTAG
- a CDS encoding ABC transporter substrate-binding protein, whose protein sequence is MKKAPARKLSLAMVLCLSFTMMLSGCGGNNNAAPTQAPAATEAPTTAPSADNNAAATESPDPAAAGSPLDLAMKGEYKGTKVTMFGPFVDADQVKFESSIKEFEEKTGIDIQYEGSKEFEATINIRVDGGNAPDIADFPQPGLLASIAKTGKVIDLTGVLDQAKLTANYNKSWLDMSTMDGKDGKIMAGIWNRSNVKSLVWYPKKQFDEAGYTVPQTWDEMMALTEQIAKDGDPAWAIGIESGAATGWAATDWVENIMLRTTTPENYDKWVSGELPFTSPEVKNAVEVMSKIWLNKDYVYGGAKSIVTTAFGDAPKPMFENPPKAWFNLMGNFITSFFPETAKVDTDYDWFYLPPIDEQYGKPVLVAGDIYAMFNDRPEVRAVMEFFTTGESIKSWVQSGGVIAPMNDASLDWYQSESDRRMAKLVQDASTLRFDGSDLMPGKVGAGTFWKGMTDYVSGTATLDQALEQIQSGWKN, encoded by the coding sequence ATGAAGAAAGCTCCAGCACGTAAACTGTCACTTGCGATGGTGCTGTGTCTATCCTTCACCATGATGCTCAGTGGCTGCGGCGGCAATAACAATGCTGCACCAACGCAGGCTCCGGCAGCTACAGAAGCGCCAACAACCGCACCTTCAGCAGATAACAACGCAGCAGCAACAGAGAGTCCGGATCCCGCTGCGGCAGGCAGTCCATTAGACTTGGCGATGAAGGGTGAATATAAAGGCACGAAGGTCACGATGTTCGGACCGTTCGTCGATGCGGACCAGGTGAAGTTCGAGAGCAGCATTAAGGAATTTGAAGAGAAGACCGGCATTGATATTCAATACGAAGGCTCCAAGGAATTCGAAGCCACGATTAATATCCGGGTCGATGGCGGCAATGCGCCGGATATCGCGGACTTCCCGCAGCCCGGTCTGCTGGCCTCCATTGCCAAGACAGGTAAGGTCATCGATCTGACCGGGGTGCTGGATCAGGCGAAGCTGACGGCCAATTACAATAAGAGCTGGCTGGATATGTCCACCATGGACGGCAAGGATGGCAAGATTATGGCCGGGATCTGGAACCGCAGCAACGTGAAGAGCCTGGTCTGGTATCCGAAGAAGCAATTTGACGAAGCGGGATATACGGTTCCGCAGACCTGGGATGAAATGATGGCCCTGACGGAGCAAATCGCCAAAGACGGTGATCCGGCCTGGGCAATCGGTATTGAGAGCGGCGCGGCAACCGGCTGGGCGGCAACCGACTGGGTAGAGAACATCATGCTGCGGACCACGACGCCTGAGAATTACGACAAGTGGGTAAGCGGGGAACTGCCGTTCACTTCTCCAGAAGTGAAGAACGCGGTAGAAGTGATGTCCAAGATTTGGCTGAACAAGGATTATGTCTACGGCGGTGCTAAATCCATTGTCACTACTGCCTTCGGCGATGCTCCGAAGCCGATGTTCGAGAATCCGCCCAAAGCCTGGTTCAACCTGATGGGGAACTTCATTACCAGCTTTTTCCCGGAAACGGCCAAGGTGGATACAGACTATGACTGGTTCTATCTTCCGCCGATTGATGAGCAGTACGGCAAGCCGGTCCTGGTGGCAGGCGACATCTACGCTATGTTCAATGACCGCCCTGAAGTACGCGCTGTAATGGAGTTCTTCACTACTGGCGAATCGATCAAAAGCTGGGTGCAATCCGGCGGTGTCATTGCCCCGATGAATGATGCTTCCCTGGATTGGTACCAGTCCGAATCCGACCGCCGGATGGCGAAGCTGGTACAGGATGCCTCGACCCTGCGCTTCGATGGCTCGGACCTGATGCCGGGCAAAGTGGGTGCAGGTACCTTCTGGAAGGGCATGACTGACTATGTGAGCGGAACCGCTACGCTGGATCAGGCCCTGGAGCAGATTCAGTCAGGCTGGAAGAACTAA
- a CDS encoding carbohydrate ABC transporter permease translates to MVGTKKKKGSKTAVNLILGVICFLWILPTFGLFASSFRPAADILQTGWWKVFPHQEWKAGETVQLSKEVDLREPIEVNGKTYTDEQLKAGVKADGSRLMWENRRARTVNMQEQGWQAVPDLTLDNYKNVLSGKEYTLKEADGSETVQKGSGLSQAFWNTLTIAVPATVIPVLIASFAAYAFAWLRFPGRKTLFVIIIAMLVIPIQVALIPVLKDYTALGLNGSYLGIWLAHTAFGLPLVTYFMYNFISQLPKDLFESAFIDGASHFTIFSRLILPLSVPALASIGIFQFLWVWNDYLVSLIFIGNQPSVQVMSMKIADLVGSRGNDWHLLTSAAFISMLMPLAIFFLLQKYFVRGLMGGSVKG, encoded by the coding sequence ATGGTGGGCACCAAGAAAAAAAAGGGCAGCAAAACGGCCGTCAATCTGATTCTGGGCGTCATCTGCTTCCTCTGGATTCTGCCGACCTTCGGACTCTTCGCCTCCTCCTTCCGTCCCGCGGCGGATATTCTGCAGACCGGCTGGTGGAAGGTGTTCCCCCATCAGGAATGGAAAGCGGGCGAGACGGTGCAGCTGTCCAAGGAGGTTGATCTGCGGGAGCCGATTGAGGTGAACGGCAAGACCTATACGGATGAACAGCTCAAGGCAGGGGTGAAGGCGGATGGCAGCCGCCTGATGTGGGAGAACCGCAGGGCACGTACGGTGAATATGCAGGAGCAGGGCTGGCAGGCGGTGCCTGACCTCACGCTCGACAACTATAAGAATGTGCTGTCGGGCAAGGAGTACACACTCAAGGAAGCGGATGGCAGTGAAACGGTGCAAAAGGGGAGCGGATTGTCGCAGGCGTTCTGGAATACACTGACGATTGCTGTTCCGGCGACGGTGATTCCGGTGCTGATCGCCTCTTTTGCCGCCTATGCCTTCGCCTGGTTACGGTTCCCCGGACGCAAGACGCTGTTCGTCATCATTATTGCGATGCTGGTCATTCCGATTCAGGTTGCGCTCATTCCGGTACTCAAGGATTACACAGCGCTTGGGCTGAACGGCAGTTATCTGGGAATCTGGCTGGCACATACGGCCTTCGGCCTGCCGCTGGTTACGTACTTCATGTACAACTTCATCAGCCAGCTGCCGAAGGATCTGTTTGAATCTGCTTTTATTGACGGCGCCAGCCACTTTACTATTTTCAGCAGACTGATTCTGCCGCTGTCGGTGCCCGCGCTCGCTTCGATCGGGATCTTCCAGTTCCTCTGGGTATGGAATGATTATCTGGTGTCGCTGATCTTCATCGGGAACCAGCCGTCGGTGCAGGTCATGTCGATGAAGATCGCCGATCTGGTCGGCTCGCGCGGCAATGACTGGCATCTGCTGACCTCGGCCGCCTTTATCTCGATGCTGATGCCGCTGGCGATCTTCTTCCTGCTGCAAAAGTATTTCGTCCGGGGTCTGATGGGCGGCTCAGTTAAAGGCTGA
- a CDS encoding LacI family DNA-binding transcriptional regulator, with translation MPTIKDVALKAGVSATTVSRVLNNRGYLSEELKHKVHQAMEELNYRPNELARSLSRSKSNIIGLIIPHVSLPFFGELTSHIEEHAYREGYKLLLCNSWQDKQKEQEYIHMLRASRVDGIIMGSHTLEVEAYRQMNLPLVTFDRQISPDIPYVCSDNYEGGKLATTLLIQKGCRHLAHIGGHPKLNILSHLRCVAFEDMAKQHSLEYVTLHTDNNSFDFEAYEQLLGQLFAEHPEVDGIFAGSDIIAAYALKACRTRGRRVPEDVKIVGYDGIALRSLLDPHITTIRQPMEAIGKLAVDLILQQVQGQSVAAAHILPVELEEGGTT, from the coding sequence ATGCCGACCATCAAAGACGTTGCGCTGAAGGCTGGCGTATCGGCAACCACCGTATCCCGGGTACTGAACAACAGGGGTTACTTAAGCGAGGAATTGAAGCACAAGGTGCACCAGGCGATGGAGGAGCTGAATTACCGGCCGAACGAACTGGCCCGCTCCCTTAGCCGCTCGAAATCCAACATCATCGGACTGATTATTCCGCATGTGTCTTTGCCTTTTTTCGGCGAATTGACCAGTCATATTGAGGAACATGCCTACCGGGAAGGCTATAAGCTGCTGCTCTGCAATTCGTGGCAGGACAAGCAGAAGGAACAGGAATACATCCACATGCTGCGCGCAAGCCGGGTAGACGGCATTATTATGGGCAGCCATACGCTGGAGGTGGAAGCCTACCGGCAGATGAATCTGCCGCTGGTGACGTTTGACCGCCAGATCTCACCGGATATCCCTTATGTCTGCTCGGATAATTATGAGGGAGGCAAGCTGGCTACCACTCTTCTGATTCAAAAAGGCTGCCGGCACCTCGCCCATATCGGCGGGCATCCCAAGCTGAATATCTTATCCCATCTACGCTGCGTGGCCTTCGAGGATATGGCGAAGCAGCACAGCCTGGAGTATGTCACCCTCCATACCGACAACAACAGCTTCGACTTCGAAGCTTACGAGCAGCTGCTCGGGCAGCTCTTTGCGGAGCATCCTGAGGTGGACGGGATTTTTGCGGGCAGTGATATCATCGCCGCCTATGCCCTGAAGGCCTGCCGTACCAGAGGACGGCGCGTCCCGGAGGATGTGAAGATCGTCGGCTATGACGGCATCGCGCTCCGCAGCCTGCTCGACCCGCATATCACCACCATCCGCCAGCCGATGGAAGCGATCGGCAAGCTCGCCGTGGACCTGATCCTGCAGCAGGTGCAGGGCCAGAGCGTGGCCGCAGCGCACATTCTGCCTGTGGAGCTGGAGGAGGGGGGGACTACCTGA